The Medicago truncatula cultivar Jemalong A17 chromosome 4, MtrunA17r5.0-ANR, whole genome shotgun sequence genome includes a region encoding these proteins:
- the LOC120580124 gene encoding uncharacterized protein: MAMKKITTSPVKLGSQRKLLGYATEAKRAALQKLEDVLLEPPRAASGKSRVYLKRIKYLPDLMGDTLESYPRRVFIDVGLPQKDGGSGIDWFSKNYPTRNKNFEMYKIETVVESSPTAQAEMSDWLMKNVKDEEYVVMKAEAEVVEEMMRSKSIMLVDELFLECKPQGLNLKRGTRGKRAYWECLALYGKLRDEGVAVHQWWG; encoded by the coding sequence ATGGCaatgaagaaaataacaacTTCACCCGTTAAACTTGGTTCCCAACGAAAGCTATTAGGATACGCAACAGAGGCAAAGAGAGCAGCACTTCAGAAACTTGAGGACGTTCTCCTTGAGCCTCCACGTGCTGCCTCCGGTAAATCAAGAGTGTATTTGAAGCGTATAAAGTATTTACCTGATTTAATGGGTGACACACTTGAAAGCTACCCTCGTCGGGTTTTCATCGACGTAGGGTTGCCACAAAAAGATGGAGGTAGTGGAATAGATTGGTTTTCAAAGAATTATCCGACAAGGAACAAGAATTTTGAGATGTATAAGATAGAGACTGTGGTTGAGAGTTCGCCCACGGCACAAGCTGAGATGTCGGATTGGTTGATGAAGAATGTAAAAGACGAAGAGTACGTGGTGATGAAAGCTGAGGCTGAAGTTGTTGAAGAAATGATGAGGAGCAAGTCTATTATGTTGGTGGATGAGCTTTTCTTGGAGTGCAAGCCACAAGGTTTGAATTTGAAACGAGGGACTAGAGGTAAAAGGGCATATTGGGAATGTTTGGCTTTATATGGAAAATTAAGAGATGAAGGAGTAGCAGTTCATCAGTGGTGGGGTTAA